The following proteins are encoded in a genomic region of Synechococcus sp. CBW1002:
- the rpsL gene encoding 30S ribosomal protein S12, which yields MPTIQQLIRTERQRLTRKTKSPALRACPERRGVCTRVYTSTPKKPNSALRKVARVRLTSGFEVTAYIPGIGHNLQEHSVVLIRGGRVKDLPGVRYHIIRGTLDTAGVKDRRQSRSKYGAKTPKG from the coding sequence ATGCCCACCATTCAGCAGCTGATCCGCACCGAACGGCAGCGCTTGACCCGCAAGACCAAGTCTCCGGCCCTGCGCGCCTGCCCCGAGCGGCGTGGTGTGTGCACCCGCGTGTACACCTCCACCCCCAAGAAGCCCAACTCAGCTCTGCGCAAGGTGGCTCGCGTGCGGCTCACCTCGGGCTTTGAGGTGACCGCTTACATCCCCGGCATCGGCCACAACCTGCAGGAGCACTCCGTCGTGCTGATCCGCGGCGGCCGTGTCAAAGATCTGCCAGGCGTTCGTTACCACATCATCCGCGGCACCCTCGATACCGCAGGCGTGAAGGATCGTCGCCAGAGCCGTTCGAAATACGGCGCCAAGACCCCGAAGGGCTGA
- the fusA gene encoding elongation factor G, producing the protein MARAYPLERVRNIGIAAHIDAGKTTTTERILFYSGVVHKMGEVHDGAAVTDWMAQERERGITITAAAISTSWKDHRINIIDTPGHVDFTIEVERSMRVLDGVIAVFCAVGGVQPQSETVWRQADRYKVPRMVFVNKMDRTGADFLKVYGQIKDRLKANAAPIQLPIGAEGELSGIVDLVKNKAYIYKDDLGKDIEEADIPASMADEVATWREKLMESVAENDEELLEVFLETGELTEAQLHKGIREGVLKHGLVPMLCGSAFKNKGVQLLLDAVVDYLPAPIDVPPIQGLLPDGTEALRPSDDSAPFSALAFKVMADPFGKLTFIRMYSGVLQKGSYVLNSTKDKKERISRLIILKADDREEVDELRAGDLGAVLGLKDTTTGDTLCVENDPIILESLYIPEPVISVAVEPKTKGDMEKLSKALQSLSEEDPTFRVRTDPETNQTVIAGMGELHLEILVDRMLREFKVEANIGAPQVSYRETIRASSKGEGKFARQTGGKGQYGHVVIEMEPGEPGSGFEFVNKIVGGIVPKEYIGPAEQGMKETCQSGVIAGFPMIDVRVTMVDGSYHDVDSSEMAFKIAGSLAFKDGVKKCNPVLLEPMMKVEVEVPEDFLGSIIGDLSSRRGQVEGQSVDDGQSKVQAKVPLAEMFGYATQLRSMTQGRGIFSMEFSHYEEVPRNVAEAIISKNQGNS; encoded by the coding sequence GTGGCCCGCGCCTACCCCCTGGAACGCGTCAGAAATATTGGTATCGCTGCCCATATCGACGCGGGCAAGACCACAACGACCGAACGGATCCTGTTTTATTCGGGCGTCGTCCACAAGATGGGCGAGGTGCACGACGGCGCTGCTGTCACCGACTGGATGGCCCAGGAGCGGGAGCGGGGCATCACGATCACCGCGGCGGCCATTTCCACCAGCTGGAAAGACCACCGCATCAACATCATTGACACCCCCGGTCACGTGGACTTCACCATTGAGGTGGAGCGCTCCATGCGAGTGCTGGATGGCGTGATTGCGGTCTTCTGCGCGGTCGGTGGCGTTCAGCCCCAGTCGGAAACAGTGTGGCGTCAGGCGGACCGCTACAAAGTTCCCCGCATGGTGTTCGTCAACAAGATGGACCGCACCGGCGCTGATTTCCTCAAGGTCTATGGCCAGATCAAGGATCGCCTCAAGGCCAATGCCGCCCCGATCCAGCTGCCGATCGGCGCTGAAGGCGAACTGAGCGGCATCGTCGACCTGGTGAAGAACAAGGCTTATATCTATAAAGATGACCTCGGCAAGGATATTGAGGAGGCTGATATCCCCGCCTCCATGGCCGATGAAGTCGCGACTTGGCGTGAAAAGCTGATGGAATCAGTCGCCGAAAACGATGAGGAGCTTCTTGAAGTCTTCCTCGAGACAGGCGAGCTGACTGAAGCCCAGCTGCACAAAGGGATTCGCGAAGGCGTTCTCAAGCACGGCCTCGTGCCGATGCTCTGTGGTTCAGCGTTCAAGAATAAAGGGGTTCAGCTGCTGCTCGACGCCGTGGTGGATTACCTGCCCGCGCCGATTGACGTTCCCCCCATTCAAGGCCTGCTGCCCGATGGCACCGAGGCCCTGCGGCCCTCGGACGACAGCGCTCCCTTCAGCGCCCTTGCCTTCAAGGTGATGGCCGATCCCTTCGGCAAACTGACGTTCATCCGCATGTATTCGGGTGTTCTACAGAAAGGCAGTTACGTACTCAATTCCACCAAGGACAAAAAAGAGCGCATCTCCCGCCTGATCATTCTCAAGGCCGATGATCGTGAGGAAGTTGACGAACTTCGTGCCGGCGATCTTGGCGCCGTTCTTGGCCTGAAGGACACCACCACCGGAGATACACTCTGTGTGGAAAACGATCCGATCATCCTGGAATCTCTCTACATTCCCGAGCCTGTGATCTCGGTGGCTGTGGAGCCCAAGACCAAGGGCGATATGGAGAAGCTCTCCAAAGCCTTGCAGTCTCTTTCAGAAGAAGATCCCACCTTCCGGGTCCGCACCGATCCGGAAACCAACCAGACCGTGATCGCCGGCATGGGCGAACTCCATCTGGAAATCCTTGTGGACCGGATGCTGCGCGAATTCAAGGTGGAGGCCAACATCGGCGCCCCTCAGGTCTCCTATCGGGAAACCATTCGCGCCAGCTCCAAAGGTGAGGGCAAATTTGCCCGCCAGACCGGAGGCAAGGGCCAGTATGGCCACGTGGTGATCGAAATGGAGCCTGGAGAGCCGGGTTCCGGCTTCGAGTTCGTCAACAAGATTGTTGGCGGCATCGTGCCGAAGGAGTACATCGGCCCTGCCGAACAGGGCATGAAGGAGACCTGCCAGTCAGGCGTGATCGCGGGCTTCCCGATGATCGATGTGCGGGTCACCATGGTCGACGGGTCCTACCATGATGTGGACTCGTCGGAAATGGCCTTCAAGATCGCCGGGTCGCTGGCCTTCAAAGACGGCGTCAAGAAGTGCAATCCTGTACTGCTTGAACCGATGATGAAGGTCGAGGTCGAAGTTCCCGAGGATTTCCTCGGTTCGATCATCGGTGACCTCTCCTCCCGCCGCGGCCAGGTGGAGGGGCAGTCCGTCGATGACGGACAGTCCAAGGTGCAGGCCAAGGTACCGTTGGCCGAGATGTTCGGCTACGCCACCCAGCTCCGATCCATGACCCAGGGTCGGGGTATCTTCTCGATGGAATTCAGCCATTACGAGGAAGTTCCTCGCAACGTGGCCGAGGCCATCATCTCCAAGAATCAGGGCAATTCCTGA
- a CDS encoding AIR synthase, which yields MPKGHSLRLTAAAAAELGRQAAVAGTPGMMHLDLIDGSCERWAIRLRPGHLAGTPIARADGITLFAPADQQGLLTGLSLDYRGDLSGGGFLIRPVGSIRACACGAAFSRSSEERPTTQ from the coding sequence ATGCCCAAGGGTCACAGCCTGCGCCTGACGGCGGCGGCGGCGGCAGAACTGGGACGCCAGGCCGCCGTCGCCGGCACCCCCGGGATGATGCATCTGGATCTGATCGACGGCAGCTGCGAGCGCTGGGCGATCCGCCTGCGCCCGGGCCATCTGGCGGGCACGCCGATCGCCCGGGCCGATGGCATCACCCTGTTCGCACCCGCCGACCAGCAAGGGCTGCTGACAGGCCTCAGCCTGGATTACCGCGGCGACCTCAGTGGCGGAGGCTTTCTGATCCGACCCGTTGGCAGCATCCGTGCCTGCGCGTGTGGGGCCGCCTTCAGCCGTTCGTCAGAGGAGCGTCCGACGACCCAGTAA
- the rpsG gene encoding 30S ribosomal protein S7 produces MSRRNAAEKRPVLPDPQFNSRLASMIVARLMKHGKKSTAQRILSDAFTLINERTGTDPLELFETAVRNATPLVEVRARRVGGATYQVPMEVRQERGTAMALRWLVNYSRARNGRSMAQKLAGELMDAANEAGSAVRKREETHKMAEANKAFAHYRY; encoded by the coding sequence ATGTCCCGCCGTAACGCCGCCGAGAAGCGCCCGGTTCTTCCCGATCCCCAGTTCAACAGCCGCCTCGCCTCGATGATCGTGGCGCGCCTGATGAAGCACGGCAAGAAGTCGACCGCTCAGCGGATTCTTTCCGACGCCTTCACGCTGATCAACGAGCGCACCGGCACTGATCCGCTGGAACTGTTCGAAACCGCCGTGCGCAATGCCACTCCCCTGGTGGAGGTGCGGGCCCGCCGGGTCGGTGGTGCCACGTATCAGGTCCCCATGGAAGTGCGTCAGGAGCGGGGCACCGCCATGGCCCTGCGCTGGCTGGTCAATTATTCCAGGGCCCGCAACGGCCGCAGCATGGCTCAGAAACTGGCCGGTGAACTGATGGATGCCGCCAATGAGGCCGGCAGCGCCGTACGCAAGCGGGAAGAAACCCACAAGATGGCCGAGGCCAACAAGGCTTTCGCCCACTACCGCTACTGA